A part of Nerophis lumbriciformis linkage group LG25, RoL_Nlum_v2.1, whole genome shotgun sequence genomic DNA contains:
- the osbp gene encoding oxysterol-binding protein 1 isoform X4 translates to MSSEPKSPTPTPGDTYKGWLFKWTNYIKGYQRRWFVLSNGLLSYYRTQAEMGHTCRGTINLATANIVVEDSCNFVISNGGAQTYHLKASSEVERQRWITALELAFDTGNNSDDSCEDGPSAPPTSGHGGGRTLDIQSTLRTLGSKVEDLDTCNDLIVKHGSALQRSLSELEGIQPGADVGDKMRQVTERATLFRITSNAMINACRDFLSLAQNHSKRWQKALQLERDQRVRLEETLEQLAKQHNHLERAFRGATVLPSSNSNAALGSKGKGDSSDEDDNNVFFDAMEEPAEFITVPADPKYHRRSGSNVSGFSNETGMDDLSVNFDELSMASSPESPQSLELEPVRQRRSRIPDKPNYYLNLWSIMKNCIGKELSKIPMPVNFNEPLSMLQRLSEDLEYYELLDKASKCQSSLEQMCYVAAFTVSSYSTTVHRTGKPFNPLLGETFELDRLRECGYRSLCEQVSHHPPAAAHHAFSEKGWTLRQEITLASKFRGKYLSIMPLGAIQCMFAKSNNHYSWKKVTTTVHNIIVGKLWIDQSGEIDVVNHKTGDRCHLKFAPYSYFSRDVPRKVTGVVTDKDGKAHYVLSGTWDEKMEFSRIMQSSKSENGAEGKQRTVYQTLKAKEIWRKNPLPEGAETMYFFSSLALTLNEPEEGVAPTDSRRRPDQRLMEDGHWDEANAEKQRLEEKQRMVRREREREVIKAAQTPDEASTQEPITDSPLKTPHQDSHQALWFEKTDDAQSGETLHVYKGGYWETKDSGAWDMCPDIF, encoded by the exons GACTCAGGCAGAGATGGGCCACACGTGCCGCGGCACCATCAACCTGGCCACGGCCAACATTGTCGTGGAGGACTCGTGCAATTTTGTCATTTCCAACGGCGGTGCGCAGACCTACCACCTGAAGGCCAGCTCGGAGGTGGAGCGCCAGCGCTGGATCACCGCCTTGGAGCTGGCCTTTGACACGGGGAACAACTCTG ATGACTCATGCGAAGACGGTCCCTCAGCGCCCCCCACATCAGGACATGGCGGCGGGCGTACCTTAGATATCCAATCTACGCTGCGCACACTCGGCAGCAAGGTGGAGGATCTCGATACCTGCAACGATCTCATTGTCAAGCATGGATCTGCCCTGCAAAG GTCTTTGTCAGAACTGGAGGGGATTCAGCCCGGAGCGGACGTGGGGGATAAGATGAGACAAGTGACCGAGCGAGCGACGCTGTTCCGCATCACCTCCAATGCAATGATAAAC GCATGCCGGGACTTCCTCTCGCTGGCTCAGAACCACAGCAAGCGCTGGCAGAAGGCCTTGCAGCTGGAGAGAGACCAGAGGGTGAGGCTGGAGGAGACCCTGGAGCAGCTGGCCAAGCAGCACAACCACTTGGAGAGAGCTTTCCGGGGAGCAACAGTGCTTCCGTCGTCAAACAGCAACGCCGCCTTGGGCAGCAAAG GAAAAGGAGATTCCAGCGATGAGGATGACAACAACGTGTTCTTCGATGCCATGGAGGAACCGGCAGAGTTCATTACGGTCCCTGCCGATCCCAAATACCACAG GAGATCTGGCAGCAATGTGAGCGGATTCAGCAATGAGACCGGAATGGATGACCTATCTGTAAac TTCGACGAGCTTTCGATGGCCTCCAGCCCAGAGTCACCGCAGTCCCTGGAGCTGGAGCCAGTCAGACAAAGGCGGTCTCGTATCCCCGACAAGCCCAACTATTACCTCAACCTTTGGAGCATCATGAAGAACTGCATTGGAAAGGAGCTCTCAAAGATACCAATGCCC GTGAACTTCAACGAGCCTCTCTCCATGTTGCAACGTTTGTCCGAGGACCTGGAGTACTACGAGCTGCTGGATAAGGCGTCAAAGTGCCAGAGCTCTCTGGAGCAGATGTGCTACGTGGCGGCCTTCACCGTTTCCTCCTACTCCACCACCGTCCACCGCACTGGAAAACCCTTCAACCCCCTGCTGGGAGAAACCTTTGAGCTGGATCGCTTGAGAGAGTGTGGCTACCGTTCCCTCTGTGAGCAG GTAAGTCACCACCCGCCTGCCGCAGCCCACCACGCCTTCTCTGAAAAAGGATGGACTCTCAGACAAGAAATCACCCTGGCCAGCAAGTTTCGAGGAAAATATTTGTCCATCATGCCCCTGG GTGCAATCCAGTGCATGTTTGCTAAGAGCAACAACCATTACTCTTGGAAGAAAGTCACCACAACAGTACACAATATTATTGTGGGAAAGTTATGGATCGATCAG TCAGGGGAGATCGACGTTGTCAACCACAAGACGGGGGACCGCTGCCACCTCAAGTTCGCTCCCTACAGTTACTTCTCCAGAGATGTGCCAAGAAAG GTGACTGGCGTGGTCACAGACAAGGACGGAAAGGCGCATTATGTGCTCTCGGGCACTTGGGATGAGAAGATGGAGTTCTCCAGGATCATGCAGAGCAGCAAGAGCGAGAACGGTGCTGAGGGCAAACAGAGAACCGTCTACCAGACTCTTAAAGCCAAAGAAATATGGAGGAAGAACCCGTTGCC AGAGGGAGCAGAGACTATGTACTTCTTCTCCTCGCTGGCCCTGACACTTAACGAGCCCGAAGAGGGCGTGGCACCGACGGATAGCCGACGGCGGCCCGACCAGCGATTGATGGAAGACGGACACTGGGATGAGGCCAACGCAGAGAAACAGAGGTTGGAGGAGAAGCAACGGATGGTCCGTCGGGAGAGGGAGAGGGAAGTGATCAAGGCGGCCCAGACGCCGGACGAAG CTTCCACCCAGGAACCAATCACTGACTCACCCTTAAAAA CCCCTCATCAAGACAGCCACCAGGCGCTTTGGTTTGAGAAGACTGACGACGCCCAGTCAGGAGAGACCCTGCACGTCTACAAAGGGGGCTACTGGGAGACAAAGGACAGCGGTGCGTGGGACATGTGCCCGGACAtcttctga
- the casp3a gene encoding caspase-3a isoform X2, translated as MMSANGPVAGVDCTDARRGDGQEQPDESSPGSMDVDAQAQAHSFRYSLKFPCIGQCIVINNKNFDRQTGMNQRNGTDVDAANVMKVFAKLGYKVKVYNDQTVAQLKQVLMGVSKEDHSSFASLVCVLLSHGDDGIFFGTDGSIELKHLTSLFRGDRCKSLVGKPKLFFIQACRGTELDAGIETDSMDDGTTKIPVEADFMYAYSTAPGYYSWRNTMTGSWFIHSLCEMITKYGKELELHHIMTRVNHKVAVEFESVSNAPGFDARKQIPCIVSMLTKEMYFCP; from the exons ATGATGTCGGCAAACGGGCCTGTTGCTGGAGTCGACTGCACGGACGCGAGGCGAGGCGACGGACAGGAACA GCCAGATGAGTCCTCGCCCGGCTCCATGGATGTGGATGCCCAGGCTCAGGCACACAGCTTCAGGTACAGCCTCAAGTTCCCCTGCATAGGACAGTGCATCGTCATCAACAACAAGAACTTTGACAGACAAACAG GCATGAATCAACGCAACGGCACCGACGTGGACGCGGCCAACGTGATGAAAGTGTTCGCCAAGCTGGGTTATAAAGTCAAAGTTTACAACGATCAGACGGTGGCGCAGTTGAAACAAGTTTTGATGGGAG TGTCAAAAGAGGATCACAGCAGTTTTGCGTCGTTGGTTTGTGTTCTACTTAGCCACGGAGACGACGGTATCTTCTTCGGCACCGACGGCTCCATCGAGCTCAAGCACCTCACGTCGCTTTTCAGGGGGGATCGCTGCAAATCTCTGGTGGGAAAGCCCAAACTTTTCTTCATCCAG GCGTGCAGAGGCACTGAGCTGGATGCAGGCATCGAAACAGACAGCATGGACGACGGCACCACTAAGATCCCTGTGGAAGCCGACTTCATGTACGCCTACTCCACAGCTCCAG GCTACTACTCCTGGAGGAACACCATGACAGGCTCGTGGTTCATCCATTCACTGTGCGAGATGATCACCAAGTACGGCAAAGAGCTGGAGCTCCACCACATCATGACCCGAGTCAACCACAAGGTGGCGGTGGAGTTCGAGTCGGTGTCCAACGCACCAGGGTTCGACGCCAGGAAGCAGATCCCCTGCATCGTGTCCATGCTGACCAAGGAGATGTATTTTTGCCCTTGA
- the osbp gene encoding oxysterol-binding protein 1 isoform X3 encodes MSSEPKSPTPTPGDTYKGWLFKWTNYIKGYQRRWFVLSNGLLSYYRTQAEMGHTCRGTINLATANIVVEDSCNFVISNGGAQTYHLKASSEVERQRWITALELAFDTGNNSDDSCEDGPSAPPTSGHGGGRTLDIQSTLRTLGSKVEDLDTCNDLIVKHGSALQRSLSELEGIQPGADVGDKMRQVTERATLFRITSNAMINACRDFLSLAQNHSKRWQKALQLERDQRVRLEETLEQLAKQHNHLERAFRGATVLPSSNSNAALGSKGALSGKGDSSDEDDNNVFFDAMEEPAEFITVPADPKYHRRSGSNVSGFSNETGMDDLSVNFDELSMASSPESPQSLELEPVRQRRSRIPDKPNYYLNLWSIMKNCIGKELSKIPMPVNFNEPLSMLQRLSEDLEYYELLDKASKCQSSLEQMCYVAAFTVSSYSTTVHRTGKPFNPLLGETFELDRLRECGYRSLCEQVSHHPPAAAHHAFSEKGWTLRQEITLASKFRGKYLSIMPLGAIQCMFAKSNNHYSWKKVTTTVHNIIVGKLWIDQSGEIDVVNHKTGDRCHLKFAPYSYFSRDVPRKVTGVVTDKDGKAHYVLSGTWDEKMEFSRIMQSSKSENGAEGKQRTVYQTLKAKEIWRKNPLPEGAETMYFFSSLALTLNEPEEGVAPTDSRRRPDQRLMEDGHWDEANAEKQRLEEKQRMVRREREREVIKAAQTPDEAPHQDSHQALWFEKTDDAQSGETLHVYKGGYWETKDSGAWDMCPDIF; translated from the exons GACTCAGGCAGAGATGGGCCACACGTGCCGCGGCACCATCAACCTGGCCACGGCCAACATTGTCGTGGAGGACTCGTGCAATTTTGTCATTTCCAACGGCGGTGCGCAGACCTACCACCTGAAGGCCAGCTCGGAGGTGGAGCGCCAGCGCTGGATCACCGCCTTGGAGCTGGCCTTTGACACGGGGAACAACTCTG ATGACTCATGCGAAGACGGTCCCTCAGCGCCCCCCACATCAGGACATGGCGGCGGGCGTACCTTAGATATCCAATCTACGCTGCGCACACTCGGCAGCAAGGTGGAGGATCTCGATACCTGCAACGATCTCATTGTCAAGCATGGATCTGCCCTGCAAAG GTCTTTGTCAGAACTGGAGGGGATTCAGCCCGGAGCGGACGTGGGGGATAAGATGAGACAAGTGACCGAGCGAGCGACGCTGTTCCGCATCACCTCCAATGCAATGATAAAC GCATGCCGGGACTTCCTCTCGCTGGCTCAGAACCACAGCAAGCGCTGGCAGAAGGCCTTGCAGCTGGAGAGAGACCAGAGGGTGAGGCTGGAGGAGACCCTGGAGCAGCTGGCCAAGCAGCACAACCACTTGGAGAGAGCTTTCCGGGGAGCAACAGTGCTTCCGTCGTCAAACAGCAACGCCGCCTTGGGCAGCAAAG GCGCTCTTTCAGGAAAAGGAGATTCCAGCGATGAGGATGACAACAACGTGTTCTTCGATGCCATGGAGGAACCGGCAGAGTTCATTACGGTCCCTGCCGATCCCAAATACCACAG GAGATCTGGCAGCAATGTGAGCGGATTCAGCAATGAGACCGGAATGGATGACCTATCTGTAAac TTCGACGAGCTTTCGATGGCCTCCAGCCCAGAGTCACCGCAGTCCCTGGAGCTGGAGCCAGTCAGACAAAGGCGGTCTCGTATCCCCGACAAGCCCAACTATTACCTCAACCTTTGGAGCATCATGAAGAACTGCATTGGAAAGGAGCTCTCAAAGATACCAATGCCC GTGAACTTCAACGAGCCTCTCTCCATGTTGCAACGTTTGTCCGAGGACCTGGAGTACTACGAGCTGCTGGATAAGGCGTCAAAGTGCCAGAGCTCTCTGGAGCAGATGTGCTACGTGGCGGCCTTCACCGTTTCCTCCTACTCCACCACCGTCCACCGCACTGGAAAACCCTTCAACCCCCTGCTGGGAGAAACCTTTGAGCTGGATCGCTTGAGAGAGTGTGGCTACCGTTCCCTCTGTGAGCAG GTAAGTCACCACCCGCCTGCCGCAGCCCACCACGCCTTCTCTGAAAAAGGATGGACTCTCAGACAAGAAATCACCCTGGCCAGCAAGTTTCGAGGAAAATATTTGTCCATCATGCCCCTGG GTGCAATCCAGTGCATGTTTGCTAAGAGCAACAACCATTACTCTTGGAAGAAAGTCACCACAACAGTACACAATATTATTGTGGGAAAGTTATGGATCGATCAG TCAGGGGAGATCGACGTTGTCAACCACAAGACGGGGGACCGCTGCCACCTCAAGTTCGCTCCCTACAGTTACTTCTCCAGAGATGTGCCAAGAAAG GTGACTGGCGTGGTCACAGACAAGGACGGAAAGGCGCATTATGTGCTCTCGGGCACTTGGGATGAGAAGATGGAGTTCTCCAGGATCATGCAGAGCAGCAAGAGCGAGAACGGTGCTGAGGGCAAACAGAGAACCGTCTACCAGACTCTTAAAGCCAAAGAAATATGGAGGAAGAACCCGTTGCC AGAGGGAGCAGAGACTATGTACTTCTTCTCCTCGCTGGCCCTGACACTTAACGAGCCCGAAGAGGGCGTGGCACCGACGGATAGCCGACGGCGGCCCGACCAGCGATTGATGGAAGACGGACACTGGGATGAGGCCAACGCAGAGAAACAGAGGTTGGAGGAGAAGCAACGGATGGTCCGTCGGGAGAGGGAGAGGGAAGTGATCAAGGCGGCCCAGACGCCGGACGAAG CCCCTCATCAAGACAGCCACCAGGCGCTTTGGTTTGAGAAGACTGACGACGCCCAGTCAGGAGAGACCCTGCACGTCTACAAAGGGGGCTACTGGGAGACAAAGGACAGCGGTGCGTGGGACATGTGCCCGGACAtcttctga
- the casp3a gene encoding caspase-3a isoform X1, giving the protein MMSANGPVAGVDCTDARRGDGQEQPDESSPGSMDVDAQAQAHSFRYSLKFPCIGQCIVINNKNFDRQTGEVIRDVDSKVPEGVDPLYTLAVDVEGGRVGAAPPEVDDDLSGLVGVESEVVLRRPGRQLQDLLSVGSLVTPGDEPDHCGIVGELDGMNQRNGTDVDAANVMKVFAKLGYKVKVYNDQTVAQLKQVLMGVSKEDHSSFASLVCVLLSHGDDGIFFGTDGSIELKHLTSLFRGDRCKSLVGKPKLFFIQACRGTELDAGIETDSMDDGTTKIPVEADFMYAYSTAPGYYSWRNTMTGSWFIHSLCEMITKYGKELELHHIMTRVNHKVAVEFESVSNAPGFDARKQIPCIVSMLTKEMYFCP; this is encoded by the exons ATGATGTCGGCAAACGGGCCTGTTGCTGGAGTCGACTGCACGGACGCGAGGCGAGGCGACGGACAGGAACA GCCAGATGAGTCCTCGCCCGGCTCCATGGATGTGGATGCCCAGGCTCAGGCACACAGCTTCAGGTACAGCCTCAAGTTCCCCTGCATAGGACAGTGCATCGTCATCAACAACAAGAACTTTGACAGACAAACAG gagaagtcattagagatgtggactccaaggtacctgaaggtgtggaccctctctacacgctcgccgttgatgtagaggggggcagggtcggtgctgctcctcctgaagtcgacgatgatctctctggtcttgttggtgttgagagcgaggttgttctccgaagaccaggccgtcagcttcaggacctcctctctgtaggcagcctcgtcacccctggagatgagcccgaccactgtggtatcgtcggcgaacttgacg GCATGAATCAACGCAACGGCACCGACGTGGACGCGGCCAACGTGATGAAAGTGTTCGCCAAGCTGGGTTATAAAGTCAAAGTTTACAACGATCAGACGGTGGCGCAGTTGAAACAAGTTTTGATGGGAG TGTCAAAAGAGGATCACAGCAGTTTTGCGTCGTTGGTTTGTGTTCTACTTAGCCACGGAGACGACGGTATCTTCTTCGGCACCGACGGCTCCATCGAGCTCAAGCACCTCACGTCGCTTTTCAGGGGGGATCGCTGCAAATCTCTGGTGGGAAAGCCCAAACTTTTCTTCATCCAG GCGTGCAGAGGCACTGAGCTGGATGCAGGCATCGAAACAGACAGCATGGACGACGGCACCACTAAGATCCCTGTGGAAGCCGACTTCATGTACGCCTACTCCACAGCTCCAG GCTACTACTCCTGGAGGAACACCATGACAGGCTCGTGGTTCATCCATTCACTGTGCGAGATGATCACCAAGTACGGCAAAGAGCTGGAGCTCCACCACATCATGACCCGAGTCAACCACAAGGTGGCGGTGGAGTTCGAGTCGGTGTCCAACGCACCAGGGTTCGACGCCAGGAAGCAGATCCCCTGCATCGTGTCCATGCTGACCAAGGAGATGTATTTTTGCCCTTGA
- the osbp gene encoding oxysterol-binding protein 1 isoform X2, whose protein sequence is MSSEPKSPTPTPGDTYKGWLFKWTNYIKGYQRRWFVLSNGLLSYYRTQAEMGHTCRGTINLATANIVVEDSCNFVISNGGAQTYHLKASSEVERQRWITALELAFDTGNNSDDSCEDGPSAPPTSGHGGGRTLDIQSTLRTLGSKVEDLDTCNDLIVKHGSALQRSLSELEGIQPGADVGDKMRQVTERATLFRITSNAMINACRDFLSLAQNHSKRWQKALQLERDQRVRLEETLEQLAKQHNHLERAFRGATVLPSSNSNAALGSKGALSGKGDSSDEDDNNVFFDAMEEPAEFITVPADPKYHRRSGSNVSGFSNETGMDDLSVNFDELSMASSPESPQSLELEPVRQRRSRIPDKPNYYLNLWSIMKNCIGKELSKIPMPVNFNEPLSMLQRLSEDLEYYELLDKASKCQSSLEQMCYVAAFTVSSYSTTVHRTGKPFNPLLGETFELDRLRECGYRSLCEQVSHHPPAAAHHAFSEKGWTLRQEITLASKFRGKYLSIMPLGAIQCMFAKSNNHYSWKKVTTTVHNIIVGKLWIDQSGEIDVVNHKTGDRCHLKFAPYSYFSRDVPRKVTGVVTDKDGKAHYVLSGTWDEKMEFSRIMQSSKSENGAEGKQRTVYQTLKAKEIWRKNPLPEGAETMYFFSSLALTLNEPEEGVAPTDSRRRPDQRLMEDGHWDEANAEKQRLEEKQRMVRREREREVIKAAQTPDEASTQEPITDSPLKTPHQDSHQALWFEKTDDAQSGETLHVYKGGYWETKDSGAWDMCPDIF, encoded by the exons GACTCAGGCAGAGATGGGCCACACGTGCCGCGGCACCATCAACCTGGCCACGGCCAACATTGTCGTGGAGGACTCGTGCAATTTTGTCATTTCCAACGGCGGTGCGCAGACCTACCACCTGAAGGCCAGCTCGGAGGTGGAGCGCCAGCGCTGGATCACCGCCTTGGAGCTGGCCTTTGACACGGGGAACAACTCTG ATGACTCATGCGAAGACGGTCCCTCAGCGCCCCCCACATCAGGACATGGCGGCGGGCGTACCTTAGATATCCAATCTACGCTGCGCACACTCGGCAGCAAGGTGGAGGATCTCGATACCTGCAACGATCTCATTGTCAAGCATGGATCTGCCCTGCAAAG GTCTTTGTCAGAACTGGAGGGGATTCAGCCCGGAGCGGACGTGGGGGATAAGATGAGACAAGTGACCGAGCGAGCGACGCTGTTCCGCATCACCTCCAATGCAATGATAAAC GCATGCCGGGACTTCCTCTCGCTGGCTCAGAACCACAGCAAGCGCTGGCAGAAGGCCTTGCAGCTGGAGAGAGACCAGAGGGTGAGGCTGGAGGAGACCCTGGAGCAGCTGGCCAAGCAGCACAACCACTTGGAGAGAGCTTTCCGGGGAGCAACAGTGCTTCCGTCGTCAAACAGCAACGCCGCCTTGGGCAGCAAAG GCGCTCTTTCAGGAAAAGGAGATTCCAGCGATGAGGATGACAACAACGTGTTCTTCGATGCCATGGAGGAACCGGCAGAGTTCATTACGGTCCCTGCCGATCCCAAATACCACAG GAGATCTGGCAGCAATGTGAGCGGATTCAGCAATGAGACCGGAATGGATGACCTATCTGTAAac TTCGACGAGCTTTCGATGGCCTCCAGCCCAGAGTCACCGCAGTCCCTGGAGCTGGAGCCAGTCAGACAAAGGCGGTCTCGTATCCCCGACAAGCCCAACTATTACCTCAACCTTTGGAGCATCATGAAGAACTGCATTGGAAAGGAGCTCTCAAAGATACCAATGCCC GTGAACTTCAACGAGCCTCTCTCCATGTTGCAACGTTTGTCCGAGGACCTGGAGTACTACGAGCTGCTGGATAAGGCGTCAAAGTGCCAGAGCTCTCTGGAGCAGATGTGCTACGTGGCGGCCTTCACCGTTTCCTCCTACTCCACCACCGTCCACCGCACTGGAAAACCCTTCAACCCCCTGCTGGGAGAAACCTTTGAGCTGGATCGCTTGAGAGAGTGTGGCTACCGTTCCCTCTGTGAGCAG GTAAGTCACCACCCGCCTGCCGCAGCCCACCACGCCTTCTCTGAAAAAGGATGGACTCTCAGACAAGAAATCACCCTGGCCAGCAAGTTTCGAGGAAAATATTTGTCCATCATGCCCCTGG GTGCAATCCAGTGCATGTTTGCTAAGAGCAACAACCATTACTCTTGGAAGAAAGTCACCACAACAGTACACAATATTATTGTGGGAAAGTTATGGATCGATCAG TCAGGGGAGATCGACGTTGTCAACCACAAGACGGGGGACCGCTGCCACCTCAAGTTCGCTCCCTACAGTTACTTCTCCAGAGATGTGCCAAGAAAG GTGACTGGCGTGGTCACAGACAAGGACGGAAAGGCGCATTATGTGCTCTCGGGCACTTGGGATGAGAAGATGGAGTTCTCCAGGATCATGCAGAGCAGCAAGAGCGAGAACGGTGCTGAGGGCAAACAGAGAACCGTCTACCAGACTCTTAAAGCCAAAGAAATATGGAGGAAGAACCCGTTGCC AGAGGGAGCAGAGACTATGTACTTCTTCTCCTCGCTGGCCCTGACACTTAACGAGCCCGAAGAGGGCGTGGCACCGACGGATAGCCGACGGCGGCCCGACCAGCGATTGATGGAAGACGGACACTGGGATGAGGCCAACGCAGAGAAACAGAGGTTGGAGGAGAAGCAACGGATGGTCCGTCGGGAGAGGGAGAGGGAAGTGATCAAGGCGGCCCAGACGCCGGACGAAG CTTCCACCCAGGAACCAATCACTGACTCACCCTTAAAAA CCCCTCATCAAGACAGCCACCAGGCGCTTTGGTTTGAGAAGACTGACGACGCCCAGTCAGGAGAGACCCTGCACGTCTACAAAGGGGGCTACTGGGAGACAAAGGACAGCGGTGCGTGGGACATGTGCCCGGACAtcttctga
- the osbp gene encoding oxysterol-binding protein 1 isoform X1 has translation MSSEPKSPTPTPGDTYKGWLFKWTNYIKGYQRRWFVLSNGLLSYYRTQAEMGHTCRGTINLATANIVVEDSCNFVISNGGAQTYHLKASSEVERQRWITALELAFDTGNNSDDSCEDGPSAPPTSGHGGGRTLDIQSTLRTLGSKVEDLDTCNDLIVKHGSALQRSLSELEGIQPGADVGDKMRQVTERATLFRITSNAMINACRDFLSLAQNHSKRWQKALQLERDQRVRLEETLEQLAKQHNHLERAFRGATVLPSSNSNAALGSKGALSGKGDSSDEDDNNVFFDAMEEPAEFITVPADPKYHRRSGSNVSGFSNETGMDDLSVNFDELSMASSPESPQSLELEPVRQRRSRIPDKPNYYLNLWSIMKNCIGKELSKIPMPVNFNEPLSMLQRLSEDLEYYELLDKASKCQSSLEQMCYVAAFTVSSYSTTVHRTGKPFNPLLGETFELDRLRECGYRSLCEQVSHHPPAAAHHAFSEKGWTLRQEITLASKFRGKYLSIMPLGAIQCMFAKSNNHYSWKKVTTTVHNIIVGKLWIDQSGEIDVVNHKTGDRCHLKFAPYSYFSRDVPRKVTGVVTDKDGKAHYVLSGTWDEKMEFSRIMQSSKSENGAEGKQRTVYQTLKAKEIWRKNPLPEGAETMYFFSSLALTLNEPEEGVAPTDSRRRPDQRLMEDGHWDEANAEKQRLEEKQRMVRREREREVIKAAQTPDEASTQEPITDSPLKIDPDQIGTEASEGSDETPHQDSHQALWFEKTDDAQSGETLHVYKGGYWETKDSGAWDMCPDIF, from the exons GACTCAGGCAGAGATGGGCCACACGTGCCGCGGCACCATCAACCTGGCCACGGCCAACATTGTCGTGGAGGACTCGTGCAATTTTGTCATTTCCAACGGCGGTGCGCAGACCTACCACCTGAAGGCCAGCTCGGAGGTGGAGCGCCAGCGCTGGATCACCGCCTTGGAGCTGGCCTTTGACACGGGGAACAACTCTG ATGACTCATGCGAAGACGGTCCCTCAGCGCCCCCCACATCAGGACATGGCGGCGGGCGTACCTTAGATATCCAATCTACGCTGCGCACACTCGGCAGCAAGGTGGAGGATCTCGATACCTGCAACGATCTCATTGTCAAGCATGGATCTGCCCTGCAAAG GTCTTTGTCAGAACTGGAGGGGATTCAGCCCGGAGCGGACGTGGGGGATAAGATGAGACAAGTGACCGAGCGAGCGACGCTGTTCCGCATCACCTCCAATGCAATGATAAAC GCATGCCGGGACTTCCTCTCGCTGGCTCAGAACCACAGCAAGCGCTGGCAGAAGGCCTTGCAGCTGGAGAGAGACCAGAGGGTGAGGCTGGAGGAGACCCTGGAGCAGCTGGCCAAGCAGCACAACCACTTGGAGAGAGCTTTCCGGGGAGCAACAGTGCTTCCGTCGTCAAACAGCAACGCCGCCTTGGGCAGCAAAG GCGCTCTTTCAGGAAAAGGAGATTCCAGCGATGAGGATGACAACAACGTGTTCTTCGATGCCATGGAGGAACCGGCAGAGTTCATTACGGTCCCTGCCGATCCCAAATACCACAG GAGATCTGGCAGCAATGTGAGCGGATTCAGCAATGAGACCGGAATGGATGACCTATCTGTAAac TTCGACGAGCTTTCGATGGCCTCCAGCCCAGAGTCACCGCAGTCCCTGGAGCTGGAGCCAGTCAGACAAAGGCGGTCTCGTATCCCCGACAAGCCCAACTATTACCTCAACCTTTGGAGCATCATGAAGAACTGCATTGGAAAGGAGCTCTCAAAGATACCAATGCCC GTGAACTTCAACGAGCCTCTCTCCATGTTGCAACGTTTGTCCGAGGACCTGGAGTACTACGAGCTGCTGGATAAGGCGTCAAAGTGCCAGAGCTCTCTGGAGCAGATGTGCTACGTGGCGGCCTTCACCGTTTCCTCCTACTCCACCACCGTCCACCGCACTGGAAAACCCTTCAACCCCCTGCTGGGAGAAACCTTTGAGCTGGATCGCTTGAGAGAGTGTGGCTACCGTTCCCTCTGTGAGCAG GTAAGTCACCACCCGCCTGCCGCAGCCCACCACGCCTTCTCTGAAAAAGGATGGACTCTCAGACAAGAAATCACCCTGGCCAGCAAGTTTCGAGGAAAATATTTGTCCATCATGCCCCTGG GTGCAATCCAGTGCATGTTTGCTAAGAGCAACAACCATTACTCTTGGAAGAAAGTCACCACAACAGTACACAATATTATTGTGGGAAAGTTATGGATCGATCAG TCAGGGGAGATCGACGTTGTCAACCACAAGACGGGGGACCGCTGCCACCTCAAGTTCGCTCCCTACAGTTACTTCTCCAGAGATGTGCCAAGAAAG GTGACTGGCGTGGTCACAGACAAGGACGGAAAGGCGCATTATGTGCTCTCGGGCACTTGGGATGAGAAGATGGAGTTCTCCAGGATCATGCAGAGCAGCAAGAGCGAGAACGGTGCTGAGGGCAAACAGAGAACCGTCTACCAGACTCTTAAAGCCAAAGAAATATGGAGGAAGAACCCGTTGCC AGAGGGAGCAGAGACTATGTACTTCTTCTCCTCGCTGGCCCTGACACTTAACGAGCCCGAAGAGGGCGTGGCACCGACGGATAGCCGACGGCGGCCCGACCAGCGATTGATGGAAGACGGACACTGGGATGAGGCCAACGCAGAGAAACAGAGGTTGGAGGAGAAGCAACGGATGGTCCGTCGGGAGAGGGAGAGGGAAGTGATCAAGGCGGCCCAGACGCCGGACGAAG CTTCCACCCAGGAACCAATCACTGACTCACCCTTAAAAA TTGACCCAGACCAGATCGGAACAGAAGCGAGTGAGGGTTCCGATGAAA CCCCTCATCAAGACAGCCACCAGGCGCTTTGGTTTGAGAAGACTGACGACGCCCAGTCAGGAGAGACCCTGCACGTCTACAAAGGGGGCTACTGGGAGACAAAGGACAGCGGTGCGTGGGACATGTGCCCGGACAtcttctga